Proteins encoded by one window of Nitrospirota bacterium:
- a CDS encoding adenylate/guanylate cyclase domain-containing protein, whose protein sequence is MITFSRIWLLALSALVSPVLFLLFSQPSLSWLDEKSRDLLMCLRGRNNPESSEILLYLDENTYRHYGVPLSAWYGPMAELVDRLISGGARAIVFDFLFLPTDSAAASTLPLAGALMRAAARGVPIIIASEIAPSGGIKYPYPLLRQAAAAAGFFNLSPSKDGVIRHQETYVKTDDGAHLSLAAAAHAALNRLSSQEFSAAFPKKIRLGFQPKGSIPSGSILTVIQNQPGMDVKARVVFVGPSPDFLSDLFTTPFNLLHNDPKDLFAGLEVHATTFGSLSGGRFIRDAPPLPVAAGLLFGAFVLLLAARESIGRLALALAMLCPLYFAAAYVALRHNIGLPVLPILIPWMVQTAVATGVRFWFLDRKKRTLEKAFGRYVNPLVLASILDHEDEIDESGKMVEACILVTDLKGFTTISEWMDPRDLVAMLNEYFEWTTDIIRREDGLVLSFPGDAILAVFGVPVQASDNGASAALKAALGLWEEAEKRKVSIHVAVSKGPLVIGRIGSRFKSDFTVIGDTVNTAFRIESYSDDKGLVATENVLLSATQATAQMYEYIETSEVHVKGKGKAVAIVKIKPITRGKI, encoded by the coding sequence ATGATTACATTTTCTCGGATCTGGCTCCTCGCGCTCTCCGCCCTCGTCTCGCCGGTCTTATTTCTCCTGTTCTCCCAGCCCAGCCTGAGTTGGTTGGACGAAAAGAGCCGCGATCTGCTGATGTGCCTACGGGGGCGCAACAATCCGGAAAGCAGTGAGATCCTTTTGTACTTGGATGAGAATACCTACCGCCACTACGGCGTACCCCTCTCCGCCTGGTATGGGCCGATGGCGGAACTGGTCGACCGATTGATCTCCGGAGGAGCTCGGGCCATTGTGTTCGACTTCCTTTTCCTTCCGACGGATTCGGCCGCGGCATCCACTCTGCCCCTCGCCGGCGCCCTCATGCGGGCAGCGGCCCGGGGCGTCCCCATCATCATCGCCTCCGAAATCGCCCCCAGCGGCGGGATCAAGTATCCCTACCCGCTTCTTCGCCAGGCGGCCGCTGCCGCGGGATTCTTCAACCTGAGCCCCTCGAAAGACGGCGTGATTCGCCACCAGGAAACCTACGTCAAGACGGACGATGGGGCGCACCTCTCGCTGGCCGCCGCGGCCCACGCCGCTCTGAACCGGCTTTCCTCCCAGGAATTCTCCGCCGCTTTCCCCAAAAAGATCCGACTCGGATTCCAGCCCAAAGGCTCGATTCCGTCCGGTTCCATACTGACGGTCATTCAAAACCAGCCGGGGATGGACGTGAAGGCCCGAGTTGTTTTCGTCGGACCCTCGCCGGATTTCCTCTCGGACTTGTTCACCACACCCTTCAATCTCCTGCACAACGATCCCAAAGACCTCTTTGCCGGTCTCGAGGTTCACGCTACGACTTTCGGCAGCTTGTCGGGCGGTCGGTTCATCCGTGACGCGCCCCCACTCCCGGTGGCGGCCGGCCTGCTCTTCGGGGCGTTTGTTCTTCTCCTTGCCGCCAGAGAGTCCATCGGTCGCCTCGCCCTGGCCCTCGCCATGCTCTGCCCCCTCTATTTTGCCGCAGCCTATGTCGCGCTGCGCCACAACATCGGGCTTCCGGTTCTCCCCATCCTCATTCCCTGGATGGTTCAAACCGCCGTCGCGACCGGCGTCCGATTCTGGTTCCTCGATCGCAAGAAACGGACCCTCGAGAAAGCGTTCGGCCGCTACGTCAATCCCCTCGTGCTCGCGTCCATCCTGGACCACGAGGACGAGATCGATGAATCGGGAAAGATGGTCGAAGCCTGCATCCTCGTCACCGACCTCAAAGGATTCACCACCATCTCCGAGTGGATGGACCCACGGGATCTGGTGGCCATGCTGAACGAGTACTTCGAGTGGACGACGGACATCATCCGCCGTGAAGACGGACTCGTCCTGAGCTTTCCGGGAGACGCCATCCTCGCGGTCTTCGGCGTGCCGGTGCAGGCGAGCGACAACGGCGCATCGGCCGCCCTCAAGGCCGCCCTCGGTCTGTGGGAAGAAGCGGAAAAAAGAAAAGTCAGCATCCACGTGGCCGTCTCGAAGGGTCCCCTCGTCATCGGCCGGATCGGCAGTCGGTTCAAGAGCGATTTCACCGTGATCGGCGACACCGTCAACACGGCCTTCCGAATCGAATCCTATTCGGACGACAAAGGTTTGGTAGCCACCGAGAATGTGCTACTATCGGCCACACAGGCAACTGCCCAAATGTATGAGTATATTGAGACAAGCGAAGTCCACGTTAAGGGAAAAGGGAAAGCCGTTGCCATCGTCAAGATCAAGCCGATTACGCGAGGTAAAATATGA
- a CDS encoding NAD-dependent epimerase/dehydratase family protein: protein MSNAENPSDRSKPHTLVTGASGFVGSHLVDVLVDEGCSVTTTSRHRPRYLDRPKYAGVRYVPGDLREPSSLRPAVEGQELVFHSAALFDFFARQDELYATNAVGTRNLLAACRDAGASRFVNISSGAIYGTSYENNLVKETDRPYPSDKYAASKWAAEQEVFEANATGKLQAVSLRPGAIYGPGSRYGDAKALYLMKRGFLFGKPGLKEVISSHIHVRDMARAALYLSRREDIWNPKATEPHQMAFNVSDHSPTFNGDLLEKASALMPEKGLLGFFNVRIPAWLLKTSAFFVEMGAKAIRKRPWFEVDSIDYITCGHGLSNEKLSATGYAFQYPSILDAIEEVIRWYEETGWAVFESDSPLWNET from the coding sequence ATGTCCAACGCTGAGAATCCGTCGGATCGTTCAAAGCCGCACACCTTGGTGACCGGCGCCAGCGGCTTCGTCGGTTCGCACCTGGTCGATGTCCTGGTAGACGAGGGCTGCTCCGTCACCACCACGAGCCGCCATCGTCCCCGTTATCTTGATCGCCCCAAATACGCCGGCGTCCGATACGTGCCCGGCGATCTACGCGAACCGTCGTCCCTGCGCCCGGCCGTCGAGGGCCAGGAACTCGTGTTCCACTCCGCCGCCCTGTTCGATTTCTTCGCGCGCCAGGATGAACTCTACGCAACCAATGCCGTCGGCACACGCAACCTCCTGGCGGCTTGCCGCGATGCGGGAGCATCCCGCTTCGTCAATATATCGAGCGGCGCCATCTACGGCACTTCCTACGAGAACAATCTTGTAAAGGAAACGGATCGCCCGTACCCCTCGGACAAGTACGCCGCCAGCAAGTGGGCCGCGGAACAAGAAGTCTTCGAAGCCAATGCGACGGGTAAGCTTCAGGCGGTCAGCCTGCGGCCCGGGGCCATCTACGGTCCGGGCAGCCGGTACGGCGATGCGAAGGCTCTGTACCTCATGAAACGCGGTTTCCTCTTCGGAAAGCCGGGCTTGAAGGAAGTGATCTCCTCCCATATTCACGTCCGGGACATGGCCCGTGCCGCCCTGTACCTCAGCCGGCGTGAAGACATTTGGAATCCGAAGGCCACGGAGCCGCACCAAATGGCGTTCAACGTGTCCGACCACTCCCCAACCTTCAATGGAGATCTGCTGGAAAAGGCCAGCGCCCTCATGCCCGAGAAGGGCCTTCTGGGTTTCTTCAACGTGCGGATCCCCGCCTGGCTTCTGAAGACGTCGGCCTTCTTCGTGGAAATGGGCGCGAAAGCGATCCGCAAGCGGCCGTGGTTTGAAGTGGACTCGATCGACTACATCACCTGCGGCCACGGCCTTTCGAACGAGAAACTGAGTGCCACCGGCTACGCCTTCCAGTACCCCTCGATCCTCGACGCCATCGAAGAGGTCATCCGCTGGTACGAAGAGACCGGCTGGGCCGTCTTCGAATCCGACAGCCCCCTCTGGAACGAGACCTAG
- a CDS encoding PD40 domain-containing protein, which yields MMRKRRAALLLSVLLWPCGVHAQAKWNPDLIWRTTETEHFAIHFDSTLEPLIPRVAEVAEEVHRELSPRIGWLPRTKTHLVMANRSDDVQGLATPAPYNLIVLNAAPPLTEEMMLDFTDWFRDLIGHEYTHILHTDKVSGVGKGLRAVFGGAWVPNGLAPQWVTEGYATLEESTLTSGGRTHSAYTDMVVRTAVLYGRFPSLDQVNGGLLEGMGGNAAYLFGARFQEYLRNQYGAEGFKVFTDSQGGRIVPYFTVGLSGQAAYGKSLKALWSEWKERTHAEVDEWREARRREGLVEGEAVVKGREPVLRMAHEAVADRLLFWTRSLDRSPRLVEWSLEERDIVSDFTATALTLHPLKPLAVYAASASVGPFETMSDLFQVDVESGSTRRLSRGKRLLFPAFDPTGEILVAVQFEGSRHRLVNFRPSDKNVQPLDAQPSAKHLGALAVSPDNRTLAVSVWREKRGTEGSWDILLLDRQGGFLQAITDDRAVDYNPSFSSDGEWVLFDSDRSGAFNVLSWNRTTGEIRQATNVETGAFQPVVSGDKVYYRRYQPEGFDVYAATWDPASWPVVQSPHPSHLPPAGEGGDTERSDGDREQNHRQAPVSRPYSAFPDLLIPRLWSPIFFFNDRGVAQYGVATFNLDPLFQHVWYVEADYRPDAATSEGEAFYQNDTQFPSIFVSGRRRVFSVGPLDSDFYQRSNRAEAGMSFPDVKYGALASYTLEDRMNFGSDADPELLFPGRFAGVRTGLGYDSTKAHRYSISPEKGIRFSSSWEILHNLFGSEFDQQVLRGDARWYRRVPLLPRHAVALRGAAGAAVGEATRGAFALGGFVGESPIVLVPERTFMLRGYDFNAYRGRRFVLGSAEYRFPLAKVERGVGIYPLFLQQVHGLMFADVGQAWNRAFDAPRTGVGVGGEIVFNSVLFYGLPADIHLGVGRGLTDQGATTVIFRIGPSF from the coding sequence GTGATGCGCAAGCGACGTGCCGCCCTGCTTCTCTCCGTGCTCCTTTGGCCCTGCGGGGTTCATGCCCAGGCGAAATGGAATCCTGACTTGATCTGGAGAACGACGGAGACGGAACACTTCGCCATTCATTTTGATTCCACCTTGGAACCCTTGATTCCGCGCGTGGCGGAGGTGGCCGAAGAGGTTCACCGGGAGCTTTCGCCGAGGATCGGATGGCTTCCGCGGACGAAAACCCATCTCGTTATGGCGAACCGGTCGGATGACGTGCAGGGTCTGGCCACCCCTGCCCCCTACAACCTGATCGTCCTCAATGCGGCGCCGCCTCTGACCGAGGAGATGATGCTCGATTTCACGGATTGGTTTCGCGATCTGATCGGACACGAGTACACCCACATTCTCCATACGGACAAAGTGAGCGGGGTGGGGAAGGGGCTGAGGGCCGTATTCGGAGGGGCGTGGGTGCCCAACGGATTGGCGCCCCAATGGGTGACGGAGGGCTATGCGACGCTGGAGGAAAGTACGCTGACCTCCGGCGGACGGACGCATTCGGCCTACACCGACATGGTGGTGCGCACCGCCGTGCTGTACGGGCGGTTTCCAAGCCTGGACCAGGTGAATGGCGGCTTGCTGGAAGGGATGGGCGGGAATGCGGCCTACCTGTTCGGCGCCCGGTTCCAGGAGTACTTACGAAATCAGTACGGGGCGGAGGGATTCAAGGTCTTTACGGATAGTCAAGGTGGACGAATAGTCCCGTATTTCACCGTTGGGCTGTCGGGGCAAGCCGCTTATGGGAAATCCCTTAAAGCCCTCTGGTCCGAGTGGAAGGAACGGACCCACGCCGAGGTGGATGAATGGCGGGAGGCCCGTCGCCGGGAGGGTCTGGTGGAAGGGGAGGCGGTGGTGAAAGGCCGGGAACCCGTGCTTCGAATGGCCCACGAGGCCGTTGCCGACCGGCTATTGTTCTGGACGCGGAGCCTCGATCGTTCCCCGCGATTGGTGGAGTGGAGCCTGGAGGAGCGGGACATCGTGAGCGACTTTACGGCGACGGCGCTGACGCTCCATCCGTTGAAACCGTTGGCTGTGTATGCCGCCTCCGCCAGCGTGGGGCCGTTCGAAACGATGTCCGATCTGTTCCAAGTGGACGTCGAGTCGGGTTCCACCCGCCGACTGTCCCGAGGGAAACGGCTCCTGTTCCCGGCATTCGATCCGACCGGTGAGATCCTGGTGGCCGTGCAGTTCGAGGGTTCCCGACACCGGCTGGTGAACTTCCGCCCATCAGACAAGAATGTCCAGCCCCTCGATGCTCAACCATCGGCGAAACACCTCGGCGCATTGGCTGTTTCGCCGGACAACCGCACCCTGGCTGTGTCGGTGTGGCGGGAGAAGAGGGGTACGGAGGGATCGTGGGACATCCTTCTCCTCGATCGGCAGGGTGGGTTCCTCCAGGCCATCACGGATGATCGCGCCGTGGACTACAATCCATCGTTCTCGTCCGACGGCGAGTGGGTGTTGTTCGATTCGGACCGCTCAGGCGCTTTCAATGTTCTTTCGTGGAATCGGACGACCGGAGAGATCCGACAAGCAACAAACGTCGAAACCGGGGCGTTCCAGCCGGTGGTTTCGGGTGACAAGGTCTACTACCGTCGATATCAACCGGAAGGTTTCGATGTGTACGCTGCTACGTGGGATCCGGCGAGTTGGCCGGTGGTTCAGTCCCCTCACCCTAGCCATCTCCCGCCGGCGGGAGAGGGGGGTGATACGGAACGTTCCGACGGTGATCGCGAACAGAATCATCGACAGGCTCCCGTGTCACGCCCCTATTCGGCCTTCCCGGACCTTTTGATTCCCCGCCTGTGGAGTCCGATCTTCTTCTTCAACGACCGCGGAGTCGCCCAGTATGGCGTGGCCACTTTCAACCTCGATCCTTTGTTCCAGCATGTGTGGTACGTGGAGGCGGACTACCGCCCGGACGCGGCCACCTCGGAAGGCGAGGCGTTCTATCAGAACGACACACAGTTTCCGTCGATCTTTGTTTCGGGAAGACGACGGGTCTTCTCGGTGGGACCGCTCGACAGCGATTTCTACCAGCGATCGAATCGCGCCGAAGCCGGCATGAGTTTCCCGGACGTGAAATACGGCGCGCTCGCCTCGTACACGCTTGAGGACCGGATGAACTTTGGAAGCGATGCGGATCCCGAACTCCTCTTCCCCGGTCGGTTCGCCGGTGTGAGGACGGGCCTGGGATACGACTCGACGAAAGCGCATCGATATTCCATCAGCCCGGAGAAGGGGATCCGGTTCTCATCCTCCTGGGAAATTCTCCATAATCTCTTCGGAAGCGAATTCGACCAGCAGGTTCTTCGCGGCGACGCGCGATGGTACCGGCGCGTGCCCCTATTGCCCCGCCACGCCGTGGCCCTACGGGGGGCGGCGGGGGCTGCGGTAGGCGAAGCCACTCGCGGCGCCTTTGCGTTGGGCGGTTTCGTCGGCGAGAGTCCGATTGTGCTCGTGCCTGAGCGGACCTTCATGCTCCGGGGATACGATTTCAACGCCTACCGGGGGAGGCGATTTGTGCTCGGCAGCGCCGAGTATCGTTTTCCGTTGGCCAAGGTCGAGCGGGGAGTCGGAATCTATCCGTTGTTCCTCCAACAAGTTCACGGGCTGATGTTCGCCGACGTCGGGCAGGCATGGAACCGCGCGTTCGATGCCCCGCGCACGGGAGTGGGCGTGGGCGGGGAAATCGTTTTCAACTCCGTGCTGTTTTACGGCCTACCGGCGGATATTCATCTGGGGGTCGGCCGGGGGCTCACCGATCAAGGCGCGACGACCGTCATCTTTCGGATCGGTCCGAGCTTCTAG
- a CDS encoding polymer-forming cytoskeletal protein, which produces MGATKPSADGTEPAWVMPLGSDIVLEGKLKFSGSMVLNGQFTGTIMSDGQLTLGPEALVKGDIAADSVLVEGKVLGNIRAKNRVQLRRTAKVMGDVISALFVVEEGAIFSGRSEMGKA; this is translated from the coding sequence ATGGGGGCAACGAAACCATCAGCCGACGGAACCGAACCCGCATGGGTGATGCCGCTGGGCAGCGACATCGTCCTCGAGGGGAAACTCAAATTTTCGGGCAGCATGGTCCTTAACGGGCAGTTCACGGGTACCATCATGAGCGACGGGCAGCTCACGCTCGGCCCCGAGGCCCTCGTCAAGGGTGATATCGCGGCCGATTCTGTTCTCGTGGAGGGGAAAGTTCTGGGGAATATCCGTGCGAAGAACCGCGTTCAACTCCGCCGTACCGCCAAGGTGATGGGGGATGTGATTTCCGCGCTCTTCGTCGTTGAGGAAGGGGCCATCTTCTCAGGCCGCTCCGAGATGGGGAAGGCGTAG
- a CDS encoding metallophosphoesterase — protein sequence MRLLPVTLASLLASCTAAAQESPNLAAFESPPDQVLMIWAHSDIQPFTMSQRKQYELAAHDIRNNVRGVDFAIVAGDIAQNAEEDEYRWYDATKRMTGLSEWHEIAGNHDQRDNGELFRKWVNPELHGEFRKGNLLFLLMSDENKSSPTEIPDTVFEWWRHELEANRDKIIVTVTHAPLKESGLPYTSNRTRVIVDGKRFVDALRLHPVDLWISGHIHADNHHPDDLQISRDLNGTIFVDVSPIRADLFRSWKVQSRIIVFRCGLDRALIRSRNHSKQAFETDLDRIVPLSKPYLCE from the coding sequence TTGAGACTCCTTCCTGTCACACTCGCCTCCCTCCTCGCATCCTGCACCGCCGCCGCACAAGAGTCCCCGAACCTGGCTGCCTTCGAAAGTCCTCCGGACCAGGTGCTCATGATCTGGGCGCACTCGGATATCCAGCCGTTTACGATGAGTCAGCGAAAGCAGTACGAACTGGCCGCTCACGACATCCGGAACAACGTGCGGGGAGTCGATTTCGCGATCGTCGCGGGAGACATCGCCCAGAACGCCGAAGAGGATGAATACCGTTGGTACGATGCCACCAAGCGGATGACCGGCCTGTCCGAGTGGCATGAGATTGCGGGCAATCATGATCAGCGAGACAACGGTGAACTCTTCCGCAAGTGGGTGAATCCCGAACTTCACGGAGAATTCCGGAAAGGCAACCTCCTATTCCTCCTGATGTCGGATGAAAACAAGAGTTCCCCCACCGAGATTCCGGACACCGTATTCGAGTGGTGGCGGCATGAGCTGGAGGCGAACAGGGACAAGATCATTGTCACGGTCACCCACGCTCCCCTCAAGGAGAGCGGCCTCCCCTATACGAGCAATCGCACCCGGGTCATCGTCGACGGGAAACGATTTGTAGACGCGCTGAGACTCCACCCTGTGGACCTCTGGATCTCCGGCCACATCCATGCCGACAACCATCACCCGGATGACCTCCAGATTTCGCGCGATTTGAACGGGACGATCTTCGTGGACGTATCACCCATCCGCGCCGATCTGTTCCGGTCGTGGAAGGTTCAATCCAGGATTATTGTATTTAGATGCGGTTTGGACCGAGCGCTCATTCGGTCGCGCAATCACTCCAAGCAAGCTTTCGAGACGGATCTCGACCGAATCGTGCCCCTGTCAAAGCCCTATCTCTGCGAGTAA
- a CDS encoding cysteine desulfurase has protein sequence MKIYLDHNAATPLEPAVFEAMRPYLVEKFGNPSSIHWAGREVKGPIELARGQVAKLLGCSPKELIFTSGGTEANSTVLRSVCGRGSEKGRHIIVSSVEHSSILDGCKALAGEGVDVTYLPVDREGRLAPEVVRSAIREDTLLVAVMHVNNEIGTIHPVESIGEIAGARDVWFHCDGVQAAGKLSLDLRRLKVDSYSISAHKFGGPKGIGAIYVRRGKSIAPLIFGEQENELRGGTPNVANIVGFGKAAELALAGLPTRIETARELGGDLLDELFRRIPSARLNGPKDDGRLPGTVNVSFPGVEGEAILINLDLLGIAVSTGSACSAGSVEPSHVLKAMGLPDEESRSAVRISLGPSNTRQEIDALLEALPPIIEKLMNLSNKGRKAAA, from the coding sequence ATGAAGATCTATCTCGATCATAACGCCGCCACGCCGCTGGAGCCGGCCGTGTTCGAGGCGATGCGGCCCTACCTCGTCGAGAAGTTCGGGAATCCGTCCAGCATCCACTGGGCCGGTCGCGAGGTGAAAGGGCCCATCGAACTGGCGCGCGGCCAGGTGGCCAAGCTGCTCGGATGCAGTCCCAAGGAGCTGATCTTCACCAGCGGGGGAACGGAGGCCAACAGCACCGTTCTGCGAAGTGTCTGTGGAAGGGGATCAGAAAAGGGCCGCCATATCATCGTCAGCTCCGTCGAACATTCTTCGATTCTCGATGGCTGCAAGGCGCTGGCGGGGGAAGGCGTGGACGTAACCTACCTGCCGGTTGATCGCGAAGGACGCCTGGCCCCGGAGGTGGTTCGATCAGCGATTCGAGAGGACACCCTCCTCGTCGCCGTCATGCACGTGAACAACGAGATCGGCACAATCCATCCCGTCGAATCCATCGGGGAAATCGCCGGGGCGAGGGACGTTTGGTTCCACTGTGACGGCGTTCAAGCGGCCGGAAAGCTCTCGCTGGACCTCCGCCGGCTGAAAGTCGATTCGTATTCCATTTCCGCGCACAAGTTCGGAGGACCGAAGGGGATCGGCGCGATCTACGTCCGTCGCGGAAAATCGATCGCGCCGCTGATTTTCGGCGAGCAGGAAAATGAGCTCCGCGGCGGAACGCCGAATGTCGCGAACATCGTCGGATTCGGCAAGGCGGCCGAACTGGCCTTGGCCGGACTCCCGACACGCATTGAAACCGCCCGCGAACTGGGTGGCGACTTGCTTGATGAACTGTTTCGACGCATCCCGTCCGCCCGTCTGAACGGGCCGAAAGACGACGGTCGCCTCCCCGGCACCGTCAACGTTTCGTTCCCAGGCGTGGAGGGCGAGGCGATTCTGATCAACCTCGACTTGCTGGGCATCGCCGTCTCCACCGGATCGGCCTGCTCGGCCGGATCTGTTGAACCCTCCCACGTGCTGAAAGCCATGGGATTGCCCGACGAAGAAAGCCGCAGTGCCGTTCGGATCAGCCTCGGTCCATCCAACACTCGGCAGGAGATTGACGCCCTCCTCGAAGCCCTTCCGCCCATCATCGAGAAGCTCATGAACCTCTCGAACAAAGGCCGGAAAGCGGCCGCGTAG
- a CDS encoding M23 family metallopeptidase: protein MLAPRLIMRVEKPKTSGGVIEGSWFSRLRETISRERKKVYTLMVMPSHQASRMVQFKASRLTLLLAAGFTGVLLFSAVVLTLDGIRVRGKLRRLHTLEEQNMAQSVALRSMEEKTWFLDQEVLKVKRFDHKLRKIMNLEPPKEETSLLGTGGSSEEEPMRYESLDEDEQQLVDGMFDDFANINYDAQVEHKSLEEIETYLLEQQSILNSMPTLRPVPGWYTSRFGYRRSPYTGLRQFHRGIDMSNSVGTPIIAPADGVVVYASRKGQYGKLLVLDHGYGYSTRFGHLSELFVTEGQKVKQKQIVAALGNTGVSTGPHLHYEVRVNGIAVDPENFLLDQEN, encoded by the coding sequence ATGTTAGCACCTAGACTGATTATGCGGGTCGAAAAGCCCAAAACCTCCGGGGGTGTGATCGAAGGTTCCTGGTTCAGCCGACTCAGGGAAACCATTTCCCGCGAGCGGAAGAAGGTCTACACGCTGATGGTCATGCCCAGCCATCAGGCCTCCCGGATGGTTCAGTTCAAGGCCTCACGCCTGACCCTCCTCCTCGCCGCAGGATTCACCGGCGTCCTCCTGTTCTCCGCCGTGGTGCTCACGCTGGACGGCATCCGCGTCCGCGGCAAACTCCGTCGTCTGCACACCCTTGAGGAACAAAACATGGCCCAGTCGGTGGCGCTTCGCTCCATGGAAGAGAAGACGTGGTTCCTGGATCAGGAGGTCCTCAAGGTCAAACGATTCGACCACAAACTCCGGAAGATCATGAATCTTGAACCTCCGAAGGAAGAGACCTCCCTGCTCGGCACCGGCGGATCGTCCGAGGAGGAGCCGATGCGGTACGAATCGCTGGACGAAGATGAGCAGCAGTTGGTGGATGGCATGTTCGATGATTTCGCCAACATCAATTACGACGCCCAAGTGGAACACAAGAGCCTGGAGGAGATTGAAACGTATCTCTTGGAGCAGCAGTCTATTCTCAATTCAATGCCGACCTTGAGGCCGGTACCCGGCTGGTACACTTCGCGGTTCGGCTACAGGCGGTCTCCGTACACGGGTCTGCGGCAGTTCCACCGCGGGATCGACATGTCGAATTCCGTCGGAACGCCCATCATTGCGCCGGCCGATGGAGTCGTGGTGTACGCTTCGCGTAAGGGACAGTACGGCAAGCTCCTGGTCCTCGACCACGGTTACGGCTACAGCACGCGCTTCGGACACCTTTCGGAACTTTTTGTAACCGAAGGGCAGAAGGTGAAGCAGAAGCAGATCGTCGCCGCCCTCGGCAATACCGGCGTCAGCACCGGCCCCCACCTGCATTACGAAGTCCGCGTCAACGGCATCGCCGTCGATCCCGAAAACTTCCTTCTCGACCAAGAGAACTGA